Below is a genomic region from Marinobacter salsuginis.
CATTACCGAACCCGGCTTTGTAGCCAGCGTAGTCGTCACAGACCAGCTTGCCCTGCCAGTCACCCAGGAAGTTCCGGGCGTATTCGCCCGCACGGCTGGGCGCGAAGTCATAAACAGTGGCTTTGAGATCCGAGAACGGCGTGGTGCAGTAGGCCCAGACGTAGGCTTTGTGAGTCTTTTTCTTGCCCGGAGCCAGCATGCTGACCGGCGTTTCATCGGCATGCAGAACGCTGTGCTCCAACAGGGCATTTCTCAGTGCATCCACCAGGGGCTGCAACTGCACACCGCAGGCACCCACCCATTCGGCCAGGGTGGAGCGCGGGATTTCTAATCCGGCACGGCCGAAGATGCGTTCCTGGCGGTACAGCGGCAGATGGTCGGCGTACTTGGCCACCAGCACCTGGGCCAGCAGACCGGCGGTGGGGATGCCCTTGTCGATCACCTGCGCTGGAACCGGTGCCTGGATCAAGGTCTCGCATTCTTTGCAGGCCCACTTTCCCCGGATGTGGCGCTCCACCGTAAACTCACCCGGGACATAATCCAGCTTTTCACTGATGTCTTCACCGATGCGCTTGAGCTGGCAGCCACAACGGCACTGGGTATTTTCAGGCTCGTGGTGGATCAGGGTGCGGGGCAGTTCCGGTGGCAGCGGGGTGCGCTTGGGCTGCTGCTTTGGCCGAGCGGCTTTCTGCTCCTCGGTCATCGCCTGGTCCAGCTCGGCTTCGATGGCGGCCAGGTCGCTGTCGATCAGTTCGTCCAGCAGTTTCCCCTGAACCGCATCGAGTTGTTCACTACGACGGGCGTACTTGTGACGCTTGAGGATGGCTACTTCGTGGGTCAGCTTCTCGATGATGGCATTGCTGCGTACCAGCTCCCGCTCCTTCCGGCCCAAGGTTTGATCCTTGGCATCCAGAGAGTCCATCAGTTCCGTCGCCAGGGCACGGAGCTGATCGGCAGAGAGATGGTTGATATCGGGGCGCTGAGTCATGTCCCATAGTATGCCAAGCCCTTGTGCTGCAAGCGATTCGCAGTTCTGGCTATGGCGAAATTACTGCACTTGTGGTTACAGGATGGAGATGACGCCGCCGGCCCCTAGGCGCTGCCAGGGCAGGCCCTCAACCAGGGCGAATAACTGTTCCTCGGTCAGGCGCAGTTGGTCACCGCGCCAGGCTTCGCCCCAATGGAACTTGCCGCGGTTCAGCCGGCGGGCACACAGCCAGATGCCCAGGCCATCGTGGATCAGAACCTTCATCCGGTTGCCCCGTTTGTTGGCGAACAGGTAGGCGCAATGGGGCCTGGCAGAACCGAACACCTGAATAACCCGGGCCAGGGCCTTGTCGGGCCCGGCCCGCATATCCAGCGGTTCGGTAGCCAGCCAGATCTCGTCAATGCGGATCATCCCAGCAGGTCCCGTAACAGCGCAGCACACTGGTGCGCCTGCTCCGCAGGCCACTCCACCACGACCGAGCCACCGGCGCGGGGAATCTTGATGCGGATGGTGCTACGCTTGTCTGGAACTGATTGGTTGCTCGGTGCAGAGGTTGCCGCTGGGAGAGCGACCGACACAAATCCCGATCTTTTCGGCGCTCGTCGCGCTTCATTAATCCAGCGCCGAACCATGTTGGTGTTGAGCCCATTCTCCAAAGAAATCCGGGAAACAGAAGCTCCGGGTTCTAGGCACTCAGCAACGATGTCGGCTTTAAACTCAGGAGAAAAGCGGCGACGCTTCTGATAGGGCTTGGTTGCGCTTACGTTGTTCATGTTAAGTGTCCACTAGAAAATAAGTGGACACTATCCTGACGGCAGCAGCGCCAGGATCAAGATGGGATCACCAGACGGTTACACTAAAATTATTTTGGAAGTTACCGAGCATTCAAGAATTCTTGACTACCCTGAATTTCGAAATGCAGTACAGGTGATTCGAAAAATGGGGGCGCGGCTTGCGATTGATGATGCAGGCTCCGGATACGCGTCTCTGCAGCACGTGATAGAGCTTGACGCCGATATTATCAAGTTAGATCTGAATTTGATTCGTAACATTCATTGTGATTATAAGAAACAAGCACTTGCGGCAGCTCTAGTCTCTTACGCACATCGAGTTAAAGCTCAAGTTGTCGCAGAGGGAGTGGAGTCCCAAGAAGAATTTAGCGTGCTAAAGGACCTCAAAATTGATAAAGTGCAAGGCTACCTAATTGGCAAACCTGAACCTTGGCCG
It encodes:
- the tnpC gene encoding IS66 family transposase translates to MTQRPDINHLSADQLRALATELMDSLDAKDQTLGRKERELVRSNAIIEKLTHEVAILKRHKYARRSEQLDAVQGKLLDELIDSDLAAIEAELDQAMTEEQKAARPKQQPKRTPLPPELPRTLIHHEPENTQCRCGCQLKRIGEDISEKLDYVPGEFTVERHIRGKWACKECETLIQAPVPAQVIDKGIPTAGLLAQVLVAKYADHLPLYRQERIFGRAGLEIPRSTLAEWVGACGVQLQPLVDALRNALLEHSVLHADETPVSMLAPGKKKTHKAYVWAYCTTPFSDLKATVYDFAPSRAGEYARNFLGDWQGKLVCDDYAGYKAGFGNGITEIGCMAHARRKFYDLHEANKSELAAKALEYIGGLYEIERESKDLPPDKRREIRQTRAKPLADALHQWMLAHRQKVPDGSGTAKALDYSLKRWAALTRYLDDGAVPIDNNWVENQIRPWALGRSNWLFAGSLRSGQRAAAVMTLIQSAKLNGHDPYAYLKDVLTRLPTQKNNAINELLPHNWKPCIP
- a CDS encoding EAL domain-containing protein, whose protein sequence is MGSPDGYTKIILEVTEHSRILDYPEFRNAVQVIRKMGARLAIDDAGSGYASLQHVIELDADIIKLDLNLIRNIHCDYKKQALAAALVSYAHRVKAQVVAEGVESQEEFSVLKDLKIDKVQGYLIGKPEPWPSVS
- the tnpA gene encoding IS66-like element accessory protein TnpA, giving the protein MNNVSATKPYQKRRRFSPEFKADIVAECLEPGASVSRISLENGLNTNMVRRWINEARRAPKRSGFVSVALPAATSAPSNQSVPDKRSTIRIKIPRAGGSVVVEWPAEQAHQCAALLRDLLG
- the tnpB gene encoding IS66 family insertion sequence element accessory protein TnpB (TnpB, as the term is used for proteins encoded by IS66 family insertion elements, is considered an accessory protein, since TnpC, encoded by a neighboring gene, is a DDE family transposase.) gives rise to the protein MIRIDEIWLATEPLDMRAGPDKALARVIQVFGSARPHCAYLFANKRGNRMKVLIHDGLGIWLCARRLNRGKFHWGEAWRGDQLRLTEEQLFALVEGLPWQRLGAGGVISIL